One genomic segment of Gossypium arboreum isolate Shixiya-1 chromosome 3, ASM2569848v2, whole genome shotgun sequence includes these proteins:
- the LOC108464292 gene encoding putative 1-phosphatidylinositol-3-phosphate 5-kinase FAB1C isoform X12 has translation MIVATRHTIVVPNLSPIYDDRGMKYCDKVHPSLCESSEPPSPCFVNLETIKSDSLAQYLEAYDCEFTMQPVTSKIITSFSTHPSPVSISQSACRCRSDEEDANDFGKHFLSPSTKYCQDVSNVDSHSLNGRHDFYSCKSVGSSPSVNPFRNNFTPYRVGISVQKKQEGSPMAQYVAPFYQENMDALRKPNIGTEELDNIYDYSDDFIFHNHYEKSQKLLDFENNGLIWFPPPPEDENEEIESNFFTYDDEDDDIGDSGAMFSSSSSLSSMFPVREKQNEGIKEPLKAIIQGHFRVLVLQLLLSEGIKVGKEDNAGDWLDIITTIAWQAAKFVKPDTSRGGSMDPGDYVKVKCIASGNPSESTLVKGVVCTKNIKHKRMTSQYKNPRLLLLGGALEFQKAPNQLASFSTLLQQENDHLKMIIAKIEALHPNVLLVEKSVSSYAQEYLLEKEISLVLNVKRPLLERIARCSGALVCPSIDNLSIARLGHCKLFRVKKVSEEHEISNQLNKKPSKTLMFFEGCPRRLGCTVLLRGRSREELKKVKHVVQYAVFAAYHLSLETSFLADEGATLPKMKVKHSVIRPEKMQSDNVILVAPSSFYPSNFNAIGNSFTQNDASPSLNPKQGSLESFPNQDDQIHISPSFGGSILDTCNDDLTPIVDMDLCSLEQLSRLQMPTMFPCDIRDFPQSEKRETVTEEERHNMHELEKSKKIIEDEASSGCFSATDTHQSILVSFSSRCVLKGTVCERSRLFRIKFYGSFDKPLGRYLQDDLFDQASCCQSCNEPTEAHVICYTHRQGNLTINVRRLSSLKLPGERDGKIWMWHRCLRCAHIDGVPPATHRVVMSDAAWGLSFGKFLELSFSNHATANRVATCGHSLQRDCLRFYGFGNMIAFFRYTPIDILSVHLPLSMLEFSGDIQREWIRKEAAELMVKVEILYAEVLDVLDNIEQKNNSSNASDLSNHIMELRDQIQKERNDYISLLQPTAIETSHLDLTTMDILELNCLKRSLLIGLHVWDRRLNSLDSHLGKGSAFKGKPGLSKDGKLDAYRQKTYKSTDSLEPPKSDARLEQNSSLPTFESDVPEELDLALCIENKVENEETDKSVHSPTSTLSERIDSAWIGTDLLTLKVQYPEAYQGNELQTRLVKPTSKIDNLPLRKVASPMRVHSFDSVLRLQARIQKGLHPSTLHLSTLKSFHATRDYRTMVRDPVSNVTSTYSYTLPFEAQKLNLSLRSTPTLINCASHVAEGARLLLVQRVHSDIVIAVYDNDPASIISYALSSKEYEEWVDDKSIKMGGGWSIIDRSKKDSATSSFSPWQPFGSLDTDYTHFGSFGSEDTSSSIGAMFTDTKRSPHLIVSFGDDSYVGGGIVKFSVTCYFAKQFYSLRRKCCPNEVDFVRSLSRCQKWSAQGGKSNVYFAKSLDERFIIKQVQKTELESFNEFAPEYFKYLSDSLSSGSPTCLAKILGIYQVSVKHLKGGKETKMDLVVMENLFFRRSISRIYDLKGSARSRYNPDTSGRNKVLLDMNLLETLRTEPIFLGSKAKRILERAIWNDTSFLASIAVMDYSLLVGLDEEHNELVLGIIDFMRQYTWDKHLETWVKASGILGGPKNASPTIISPKQYKKRFRKAMTAYFLTVPDQWTL, from the exons ATGATCGTGGCAACCCGTCATACTATAGTTGTCCCTAACCTCAGTCCAATCTATGATGATAG AGGAATGAAGTATTGTGATAAAGTGCATCCCTCTCTCTGTGAGAGCTCAGAACCACCGTCCCCATGTTTTGTGAATCTCGAAACCATCAAAAGTGATAGCCTTGCCCAATATCTTGAAGCTTATGATTGTGAGTTTACAATGCAACCGGTAACAAGCAAGATTATAACTTCTTTTAGTACTCATCCTTCTCCGGTATCTATTTCACAATCTGCCTGCAG GTGTAGGAGTGATGAAGAAGATGCTAATGATTTTGGTAAGCATTTTTTGAGCCCTTCAACTAAATATTGTCAAGATGTTTCAAATGTAGATTCACATAGTCTTAATGGTAGACATGACTTTTATAGTTGTAAGTCTGTGGGATCAAGTCCTTCAGTTAATCCCTTTAGAAACAATTTTACTCCTTATAGAGTTGGGATTTCTGTACAGAAGAAGCAAGAAGGGAGCCCGATGGCTCAATATGTTGCTCCCTTTTATCAAGAAAACATGGATGCTTTAAGAAAGCCAAATATAGGGACCGAGGAACTTGATAATATTTATGATTACTCTGATGATTTTATTTTCCATAATCATTATGAAAAGTCACAAAAGCTTTTGGATTTTGAAAACAATGGCCTAATATGGTTTCCACCACCACCTGAGGATGAGAATGAGGAGATAGAGAGTAACTTCTTCACATatgatgatgaagatgatgatattGGGGATTCTGGCGCAATGTTCTCATCAAGTAGTAGCCTTTCAAGTATGTTCCCAGTAAGGGAGAAACAAAACGAAGGAATCAAAGAGCCCCTTAAAGCTATAATACAAGGGCATTTTAGGGTTTTGGTGTTGCAGCTTTTACTAAGTGAGGGTATCAAAGTTGGTAAAGAGGATAATGCTGGGGATTGGCTTGACATTATCACAACAATTGCATGGCAAGCTGCAAAATTTGTGAAACCAGATACTAGCAGAGGAGGCAGTATGGATCCTGGGGATTATGTAAAGGTTAAGTGTATAGCGTCAGGAAATCCCAGTGAAAG CACCCTTGTCAAGGGAGTGGTATGTACCAAAAATATAAAACACAAGCGCATGACCTCACAATACAAAAATCCTAGATTACTTCTTTTAGGAGGAGCCCTTGAATTTCAGAAAGCTCCAAATCAGCTGGCATCGTTTAGCACATTACTTCAACAG GAAAATGATCATCTCAAGATGATCATTGCAAAGATTGAGGCTCTTCACCCTAATGTTTTGCTTGTAGAAAAGAGTGTGTCTTCATATGCCCAAGAGTATCTGCTTGAAAAGGAAATATCATTAGTTCTCAATGTGAAAAGGCCATTATTAGAGCGGATAGCAAGGTGTAGTGGTGCTCTTGTTTGTCCATCGATTGATAATTTATCTATTGCACGCTTGGGCCACTGCAAATTATTTCGAGTCAAAAAAGTATCAGAAGAACATGAGATTTCCAATCAATTGAACAAAAAACCATCAAAAACATTGATGTTCTTTGAAGGTTGTCCCAGACGCTTAGGTTGCACg GTCTTGTTGAGAGGTAGATCTCGTGAAGAACTAAAAAAGGTTAAACATGTTGTCCAATACGCTGTTTTTGCAGCTTATCACTTATCGCTTGAAACTTCCTTCCTTGCTGACGAAGGTGCTACTCTGCCTAAGATGAAAGTAAAACATTCAGTTATTAGACCAGAGAAAATGCAGTCTGACAATGTCATTTTAGTTGCCCCTAGTTCCTTTTATCCTTCCAATTTCAATGCAATAGGCAATTCCTTCACTCAAAATGATGCATCTCCAAGTCTTAATCCAAAGCAAGGAAGCTTAGAATCATTTCCTAATCAGGATGATCAAATTCATATTTCCCCATCTTTTGGTGGTTCTATTCTAGATACATGCAATGATGATTTAACACCTATTGTGGATATGGATTTGTGTTCTTTGGAACAATTGAGTCGTTTACAAATGCCTACTATGTTTCCCTGTGATATTAGAGATTTTCCCCAATCTGAAAAGCGAGAAACTGTGACTGAAGAGGAGAGGCATAATATGCATGAATTGGAAAAATCTAAAAAGATTATAGAAGATGAAGCTTCCAGTGGATGTTTTTCAGCCACTGACACACACCAGAGTATATTGGTTTCATTTTCAAGTCGGTGTGTTCTAAAAGGAACTGTATGTGAACGTTCACGACTTTTTCGAATAAAGTTCTATGGGTCTTTTGATAAACCACTGGGAAGATACCTTcaagatgacttgtttgatcaa gCATCTTGTTGCCAGTCATGCAATGAGCCAACTGAAGCTCATGTCATATGTTATACTCACCGGCAAGGAAACCTGACAATCAATGTAAGGCGCCTTTCCTCTCTTAAGCTACCTGGTGAACGAGATGGGAAAATATGGATGTGGCACAGATGCCTTAGGTGTGCTCATATTGATGGGGTTCCTCCAGCAACTCATAGAGTGGTTATGTCTGATGCTGCTTGGGGACTTTCTTTTGGAAAGTTTTTGGAGCTTAGTTTTTCAAATCATGCAACTGCTAATCGTGTTGCAACTTGTGGTCATTCCTTGCAGAGGGACTGCCTTCGTTTCTATGG ATTTGGCAACATGATAGCATTTTTTCGCTATACCCCAATTGATATACTATCAGTACATTTGCCCCTATCAATGCTTGAGTTTAGTGGGGATATTCAACGAGAGTGGATAAGAAAAGAGGCAGCTGAG CTAATGGTCAAAGTGGAAATTTTATATGCGGAGGTATTGGATGTACTTGACAACATTGAACAAAAGAATAATTCATCAAATGCAAGTGACTTATCAAATCATATTATGGAACTAAGAGATCAGATTCAAAAGGAGAGAAATGATTACATT AGTTTGTTACAACCAACTGCTATCGAGACATCACATCTTGATTTGACAACTATGGACATCCTAGAACTGAATTGCTTAAAGCGTTCACTTCTAATTGGTTTGCATGTATGGGATCGACGACTTAATTCATTGGATTCTCATCTTGGGAAAGGTTCTGCATTCAAAGGTAAACCTGGTCTCTCCAAGGATGGGAAACTTGATGCTTATCGACAAAAAACCTACAAATCTACAGATTCACTAGAACCTCCTAAAAGTGACGCACGATTGGAGCAAAACTCTAGTTTGCCAACCTTTGAATCTGATGTGCCAGAAGAATTGGACCTTGCATTGTGTATTGAAAATAAAGTGGAGAATGAGGAAACAGATAAAAGTGTCCATTCTCCTACATCTACATTATCTGAAAGAATAGATTCTGCTTGGATAGGTACTGATCTACTTACATTAAAAGTTCAATATCCAGAAGCATATCAGGGAAATGAGCTCCAAACTCGCTTGGTCAAGCCAACAAGTAAAATCGATAATCTTCCTTTGAGAAAGGTAGCTTCTCCAATGAGGGTTCATTCTTTTGATTCTGTATTGAGACTCCAAGCAAGAATTCAAAAAGGATTGCACCCCTCAACATTGCATTTATCAACACTTAAATCATTTCATGCTACTAGAGATTATAGGACTATGGTGAGAGATCCTGTTTCTAATGTGACAAGTACCTACTCTTATACATTGCCATTTGAGGCACAAAAGTTGAATTTATCACTTCGATCCACACCCACGTTAATCAATTGTGCATCTCATGTGGCTGAAGGGGCTCGGCTACTTCTTGTGCAGAGGGTTCACAGTGATATCGTTATTGCTGTTTATGACAATGATCCCGCAAGTATAATATCATATGCTCTTAGTTCAAAAGAATATGAAGAATGGGTTGATGATAAGTCCATTAAAATGGGAGGAGGTTGGAGTATTATTGATAGAAGCAAAAAAGATTCTGCAACTTCCAGCTTTTCACCCTGGCAGCCATTTGGTTCACTTGACACGGATTATACACATTTTGGAAGTTTTGGCTCTGAAGATACTTCATCATCCATTGGTGCCATGTTTACTGATACAAAAAGGTCTCCACATTTAATAGTTTCTTTTGGAGATGACTCTTATGTTGGTGGTGGCATAGTGAAGTTTTCTGTTACTTGTTATTTTGCAAAACAATTTTATTCTCTTAGAAGAAAATGTTGCCCTAATGAAGTGGATTTTGTACGTTCCTTAAGCCGCTGTCAGAAATGGAGTGCACAAGGGGGAAAGAGCAATGTGTATTTTGCCAAATCGTTAGATGAGAGATTCATTATAAAGCAAGTACAAAAAACAGAGCTAGAATCTTTTAATGAATTTGCACCAGAGTACTTCAAGTATTTGTCTGATTCTCTTAGCTCAGGAAGCCCAACTTGCCTTGCAAAAATTCTTGGTATTTATCAG GTCTCTGTAAAACACTTGAAAGGTGGGAAAGAAACAAAAATGGATCTTGTGGTAATGGAGAACTTATTTTTCAGAAGAAGTATATCTAGGATTTATGATCTTAAGGGCTCTGCAAGATCACGATATAATCCAGACACATCAGGAAGAAACAAAGTACTATTAGACATGAATCTGTTAGAAACATTGCGAACAGAGCCTATTTTTCTTGGAAGCAAGGCAAAGAGAATTCTCGAGAGAGCTATTTGGAATGACACATCTTTCTTGGCA TCTATCGCAGTCATGGACTACTCGTTATTGGTTGGATTGGATGAGGAGCACAATGAGCTTGTATTAGGAATCATTGATTTCATGAGACAATATACCTGGGACAAGCACTTGGAGACATGGGTTAAAGCATCTGGGATACTAGGTGGGCCAAAAAATGCGTCCCCAACAATTATTTCTCCCAAACAATACAAGAAAAGATTCCGAAAAGCAATGACTGCATATTTTCTCACAGTACCTGATCAATGGACTTTGTGA
- the LOC108464292 gene encoding putative 1-phosphatidylinositol-3-phosphate 5-kinase FAB1C isoform X10: MMIGVDKDLFQGLINCLDLILRGMKYCDKVHPSLCESSEPPSPCFVNLETIKSDSLAQYLEAYDCEFTMQPVTSKIITSFSTHPSPVSISQSACRCRSDEEDANDFGKHFLSPSTKYCQDVSNVDSHSLNGRHDFYSCKSVGSSPSVNPFRNNFTPYRVGISVQKKQEGSPMAQYVAPFYQENMDALRKPNIGTEELDNIYDYSDDFIFHNHYEKSQKLLDFENNGLIWFPPPPEDENEEIESNFFTYDDEDDDIGDSGAMFSSSSSLSSMFPVREKQNEGIKEPLKAIIQGHFRVLVLQLLLSEGIKVGKEDNAGDWLDIITTIAWQAAKFVKPDTSRGGSMDPGDYVKVKCIASGNPSESTLVKGVVCTKNIKHKRMTSQYKNPRLLLLGGALEFQKAPNQLASFSTLLQQENDHLKMIIAKIEALHPNVLLVEKSVSSYAQEYLLEKEISLVLNVKRPLLERIARCSGALVCPSIDNLSIARLGHCKLFRVKKVSEEHEISNQLNKKPSKTLMFFEGCPRRLGCTVLLRGRSREELKKVKHVVQYAVFAAYHLSLETSFLADEGATLPKMKVKHSVIRPEKMQSDNVILVAPSSFYPSNFNAIGNSFTQNDASPSLNPKQGSLESFPNQDDQIHISPSFGGSILDTCNDDLTPIVDMDLCSLEQLSRLQMPTMFPCDIRDFPQSEKRETVTEEERHNMHELEKSKKIIEDEASSGCFSATDTHQSILVSFSSRCVLKGTVCERSRLFRIKFYGSFDKPLGRYLQDDLFDQASCCQSCNEPTEAHVICYTHRQGNLTINVRRLSSLKLPGERDGKIWMWHRCLRCAHIDGVPPATHRVVMSDAAWGLSFGKFLELSFSNHATANRVATCGHSLQRDCLRFYGFGNMIAFFRYTPIDILSVHLPLSMLEFSGDIQREWIRKEAAELMVKVEILYAEVLDVLDNIEQKNNSSNASDLSNHIMELRDQIQKERNDYISLLQPTAIETSHLDLTTMDILELNCLKRSLLIGLHVWDRRLNSLDSHLGKGSAFKGKPGLSKDGKLDAYRQKTYKSTDSLEPPKSDARLEQNSSLPTFESDVPEELDLALCIENKVENEETDKSVHSPTSTLSERIDSAWIGTDLLTLKVQYPEAYQGNELQTRLVKPTSKIDNLPLRKVASPMRVHSFDSVLRLQARIQKGLHPSTLHLSTLKSFHATRDYRTMVRDPVSNVTSTYSYTLPFEAQKLNLSLRSTPTLINCASHVAEGARLLLVQRVHSDIVIAVYDNDPASIISYALSSKEYEEWVDDKSIKMGGGWSIIDRSKKDSATSSFSPWQPFGSLDTDYTHFGSFGSEDTSSSIGAMFTDTKRSPHLIVSFGDDSYVGGGIVKFSVTCYFAKQFYSLRRKCCPNEVDFVRSLSRCQKWSAQGGKSNVYFAKSLDERFIIKQVQKTELESFNEFAPEYFKYLSDSLSSGSPTCLAKILGIYQVSVKHLKGGKETKMDLVVMENLFFRRSISRIYDLKGSARSRYNPDTSGRNKVLLDMNLLETLRTEPIFLGSKAKRILERAIWNDTSFLASIAVMDYSLLVGLDEEHNELVLGIIDFMRQYTWDKHLETWVKASGILGGPKNASPTIISPKQYKKRFRKAMTAYFLTVPDQWTL; encoded by the exons ATGATGATAG GGGTTGATAAAGACCTCTTTCAGGGGTTGATTAACTGTTTGGATCTAATTTTGAG AGGAATGAAGTATTGTGATAAAGTGCATCCCTCTCTCTGTGAGAGCTCAGAACCACCGTCCCCATGTTTTGTGAATCTCGAAACCATCAAAAGTGATAGCCTTGCCCAATATCTTGAAGCTTATGATTGTGAGTTTACAATGCAACCGGTAACAAGCAAGATTATAACTTCTTTTAGTACTCATCCTTCTCCGGTATCTATTTCACAATCTGCCTGCAG GTGTAGGAGTGATGAAGAAGATGCTAATGATTTTGGTAAGCATTTTTTGAGCCCTTCAACTAAATATTGTCAAGATGTTTCAAATGTAGATTCACATAGTCTTAATGGTAGACATGACTTTTATAGTTGTAAGTCTGTGGGATCAAGTCCTTCAGTTAATCCCTTTAGAAACAATTTTACTCCTTATAGAGTTGGGATTTCTGTACAGAAGAAGCAAGAAGGGAGCCCGATGGCTCAATATGTTGCTCCCTTTTATCAAGAAAACATGGATGCTTTAAGAAAGCCAAATATAGGGACCGAGGAACTTGATAATATTTATGATTACTCTGATGATTTTATTTTCCATAATCATTATGAAAAGTCACAAAAGCTTTTGGATTTTGAAAACAATGGCCTAATATGGTTTCCACCACCACCTGAGGATGAGAATGAGGAGATAGAGAGTAACTTCTTCACATatgatgatgaagatgatgatattGGGGATTCTGGCGCAATGTTCTCATCAAGTAGTAGCCTTTCAAGTATGTTCCCAGTAAGGGAGAAACAAAACGAAGGAATCAAAGAGCCCCTTAAAGCTATAATACAAGGGCATTTTAGGGTTTTGGTGTTGCAGCTTTTACTAAGTGAGGGTATCAAAGTTGGTAAAGAGGATAATGCTGGGGATTGGCTTGACATTATCACAACAATTGCATGGCAAGCTGCAAAATTTGTGAAACCAGATACTAGCAGAGGAGGCAGTATGGATCCTGGGGATTATGTAAAGGTTAAGTGTATAGCGTCAGGAAATCCCAGTGAAAG CACCCTTGTCAAGGGAGTGGTATGTACCAAAAATATAAAACACAAGCGCATGACCTCACAATACAAAAATCCTAGATTACTTCTTTTAGGAGGAGCCCTTGAATTTCAGAAAGCTCCAAATCAGCTGGCATCGTTTAGCACATTACTTCAACAG GAAAATGATCATCTCAAGATGATCATTGCAAAGATTGAGGCTCTTCACCCTAATGTTTTGCTTGTAGAAAAGAGTGTGTCTTCATATGCCCAAGAGTATCTGCTTGAAAAGGAAATATCATTAGTTCTCAATGTGAAAAGGCCATTATTAGAGCGGATAGCAAGGTGTAGTGGTGCTCTTGTTTGTCCATCGATTGATAATTTATCTATTGCACGCTTGGGCCACTGCAAATTATTTCGAGTCAAAAAAGTATCAGAAGAACATGAGATTTCCAATCAATTGAACAAAAAACCATCAAAAACATTGATGTTCTTTGAAGGTTGTCCCAGACGCTTAGGTTGCACg GTCTTGTTGAGAGGTAGATCTCGTGAAGAACTAAAAAAGGTTAAACATGTTGTCCAATACGCTGTTTTTGCAGCTTATCACTTATCGCTTGAAACTTCCTTCCTTGCTGACGAAGGTGCTACTCTGCCTAAGATGAAAGTAAAACATTCAGTTATTAGACCAGAGAAAATGCAGTCTGACAATGTCATTTTAGTTGCCCCTAGTTCCTTTTATCCTTCCAATTTCAATGCAATAGGCAATTCCTTCACTCAAAATGATGCATCTCCAAGTCTTAATCCAAAGCAAGGAAGCTTAGAATCATTTCCTAATCAGGATGATCAAATTCATATTTCCCCATCTTTTGGTGGTTCTATTCTAGATACATGCAATGATGATTTAACACCTATTGTGGATATGGATTTGTGTTCTTTGGAACAATTGAGTCGTTTACAAATGCCTACTATGTTTCCCTGTGATATTAGAGATTTTCCCCAATCTGAAAAGCGAGAAACTGTGACTGAAGAGGAGAGGCATAATATGCATGAATTGGAAAAATCTAAAAAGATTATAGAAGATGAAGCTTCCAGTGGATGTTTTTCAGCCACTGACACACACCAGAGTATATTGGTTTCATTTTCAAGTCGGTGTGTTCTAAAAGGAACTGTATGTGAACGTTCACGACTTTTTCGAATAAAGTTCTATGGGTCTTTTGATAAACCACTGGGAAGATACCTTcaagatgacttgtttgatcaa gCATCTTGTTGCCAGTCATGCAATGAGCCAACTGAAGCTCATGTCATATGTTATACTCACCGGCAAGGAAACCTGACAATCAATGTAAGGCGCCTTTCCTCTCTTAAGCTACCTGGTGAACGAGATGGGAAAATATGGATGTGGCACAGATGCCTTAGGTGTGCTCATATTGATGGGGTTCCTCCAGCAACTCATAGAGTGGTTATGTCTGATGCTGCTTGGGGACTTTCTTTTGGAAAGTTTTTGGAGCTTAGTTTTTCAAATCATGCAACTGCTAATCGTGTTGCAACTTGTGGTCATTCCTTGCAGAGGGACTGCCTTCGTTTCTATGG ATTTGGCAACATGATAGCATTTTTTCGCTATACCCCAATTGATATACTATCAGTACATTTGCCCCTATCAATGCTTGAGTTTAGTGGGGATATTCAACGAGAGTGGATAAGAAAAGAGGCAGCTGAG CTAATGGTCAAAGTGGAAATTTTATATGCGGAGGTATTGGATGTACTTGACAACATTGAACAAAAGAATAATTCATCAAATGCAAGTGACTTATCAAATCATATTATGGAACTAAGAGATCAGATTCAAAAGGAGAGAAATGATTACATT AGTTTGTTACAACCAACTGCTATCGAGACATCACATCTTGATTTGACAACTATGGACATCCTAGAACTGAATTGCTTAAAGCGTTCACTTCTAATTGGTTTGCATGTATGGGATCGACGACTTAATTCATTGGATTCTCATCTTGGGAAAGGTTCTGCATTCAAAGGTAAACCTGGTCTCTCCAAGGATGGGAAACTTGATGCTTATCGACAAAAAACCTACAAATCTACAGATTCACTAGAACCTCCTAAAAGTGACGCACGATTGGAGCAAAACTCTAGTTTGCCAACCTTTGAATCTGATGTGCCAGAAGAATTGGACCTTGCATTGTGTATTGAAAATAAAGTGGAGAATGAGGAAACAGATAAAAGTGTCCATTCTCCTACATCTACATTATCTGAAAGAATAGATTCTGCTTGGATAGGTACTGATCTACTTACATTAAAAGTTCAATATCCAGAAGCATATCAGGGAAATGAGCTCCAAACTCGCTTGGTCAAGCCAACAAGTAAAATCGATAATCTTCCTTTGAGAAAGGTAGCTTCTCCAATGAGGGTTCATTCTTTTGATTCTGTATTGAGACTCCAAGCAAGAATTCAAAAAGGATTGCACCCCTCAACATTGCATTTATCAACACTTAAATCATTTCATGCTACTAGAGATTATAGGACTATGGTGAGAGATCCTGTTTCTAATGTGACAAGTACCTACTCTTATACATTGCCATTTGAGGCACAAAAGTTGAATTTATCACTTCGATCCACACCCACGTTAATCAATTGTGCATCTCATGTGGCTGAAGGGGCTCGGCTACTTCTTGTGCAGAGGGTTCACAGTGATATCGTTATTGCTGTTTATGACAATGATCCCGCAAGTATAATATCATATGCTCTTAGTTCAAAAGAATATGAAGAATGGGTTGATGATAAGTCCATTAAAATGGGAGGAGGTTGGAGTATTATTGATAGAAGCAAAAAAGATTCTGCAACTTCCAGCTTTTCACCCTGGCAGCCATTTGGTTCACTTGACACGGATTATACACATTTTGGAAGTTTTGGCTCTGAAGATACTTCATCATCCATTGGTGCCATGTTTACTGATACAAAAAGGTCTCCACATTTAATAGTTTCTTTTGGAGATGACTCTTATGTTGGTGGTGGCATAGTGAAGTTTTCTGTTACTTGTTATTTTGCAAAACAATTTTATTCTCTTAGAAGAAAATGTTGCCCTAATGAAGTGGATTTTGTACGTTCCTTAAGCCGCTGTCAGAAATGGAGTGCACAAGGGGGAAAGAGCAATGTGTATTTTGCCAAATCGTTAGATGAGAGATTCATTATAAAGCAAGTACAAAAAACAGAGCTAGAATCTTTTAATGAATTTGCACCAGAGTACTTCAAGTATTTGTCTGATTCTCTTAGCTCAGGAAGCCCAACTTGCCTTGCAAAAATTCTTGGTATTTATCAG GTCTCTGTAAAACACTTGAAAGGTGGGAAAGAAACAAAAATGGATCTTGTGGTAATGGAGAACTTATTTTTCAGAAGAAGTATATCTAGGATTTATGATCTTAAGGGCTCTGCAAGATCACGATATAATCCAGACACATCAGGAAGAAACAAAGTACTATTAGACATGAATCTGTTAGAAACATTGCGAACAGAGCCTATTTTTCTTGGAAGCAAGGCAAAGAGAATTCTCGAGAGAGCTATTTGGAATGACACATCTTTCTTGGCA TCTATCGCAGTCATGGACTACTCGTTATTGGTTGGATTGGATGAGGAGCACAATGAGCTTGTATTAGGAATCATTGATTTCATGAGACAATATACCTGGGACAAGCACTTGGAGACATGGGTTAAAGCATCTGGGATACTAGGTGGGCCAAAAAATGCGTCCCCAACAATTATTTCTCCCAAACAATACAAGAAAAGATTCCGAAAAGCAATGACTGCATATTTTCTCACAGTACCTGATCAATGGACTTTGTGA